From the Exiguobacterium marinum DSM 16307 genome, the window GGCCAAAGGGTTTTATGCGTTACCGAGTAACCACGCCTATCTCGTCCGAGAAGAGGACACTGTCGTAGCGGGTGGGATCCTAGCGACGCAAGACGGAATCGGAGAACTGTTTCTGACGAGCACCGTACCGACTTACCGACAAAAAGGATACCAGACGCAACTCATTTTGGAACGAATCGCCGAAGCGAAAGTGATTGGATGTGACGTCCTGACCGTAACGACGAAAGTCGATTCGGCCTCCGGACGTAATATGGAACGGCTCGGATTTCAGCCATTCTACCAAAAAGCGGTCATGAAAAGTCCAATCCTCAAATAATCAGCTCACCTCATGCGAGGTGAGCTGATTTTGAGTTACAAGAGGGATTCTGCACCGTCGACATACACTTCAGAACCGGTGACATGGCTCGACATGTTGCTCGCGAAAAACAAGACAACGTCAGCGACCTGTTTCGCGGAACCGGATTTTCCGGCAAGGGGTTGATTCCCAAGTGGATACTCGATGGGGATCACGACTTCTTCAAGCAACGCATCGTCCCGATTAGTCGAATCGTCGATATTCGTATCGATCGCCCCTGGACAAATCGAATTCACGCGAATTCCGAATTGTGCGAGCTCGGCAGCTGCCATTTTCGCAAAGCCGGTCTGTCCTGCTTTCGTTGTCGCATAGCCGCTGAAACCAAAATTTTTAAAGTAGCGATTGCCGTTAATCGAAGAGGTGATGATGATACTCCCCCCATTCTCTTTCAAATGAGGAATCGCATGTTTGACGGTCAAAAACGTTCCCGTCAGGTTCGTCTCTACAACACCGTTCCAATCTTCTATAGATAGATGTTCAATCGGTGTGATGGTTCCGTTTCGTCCGGCGTTCGCGAAGACGATGTCGATTCGACCAAATCGCTCAATCGTCCGTTCATACGCTTCTTTCATTGCTGCTTCATCCGAAACATCCGCGCTAATGCCGATGGCCCGTTCTTCTCCGACGAGACTAGCGAGACGCATCGTATCTTCTTCATTCAGGTCAAGAATGGCGACTTTTGCACCCGCTTGAATGAAACGGATGACAGCGGCACGTCCAATTCCAGAGGCCGCTCCGGTGACAAGCGCTACTTTTCCAGATAGTAATTTATTTGAAATCAATCTAATCACTCCTTTTTATGACTCCTTCTCATATTCCACAGTTCTGGAAAAGTTACGCTTCATTTCAGAAAATCATGGCGACGTGACTTCAATCGTACGCGCGATGTTCAAGTCGGACTCGGTGGGGATGACTTCGATCGTGACGAGCTGACCGCTTTGTAAGTCTTGTACGCTATTGACGATACCCGTCACTTCTGTTTGGTCATTGATCAAAATCACACGCAAGCTGATTTCTTCTGAGGACTCAGATTCAATCAATAGCTGAGGAATATCGACTCGCTCAATCTGTCCTTCGACAACATTGTCATTCCACGTACTCATCCAATAAACGACGATTAAAAAAAGGCCGAGAAAGACTAGGGCAAAGGTTAATCGTGAACTCATATCAACCCACTCCTTCATTGTCCCGTTTCGCATCTTGTCTAATTTACCTTTACCCGGAAATTCTCTCATTACTTGAAAAAATAGTAGGAATCATAAGAAAAATAGGGAATAGAAAGAAAAACGAAAGGCGAGGTGCGGCGAATGTGGATGACGGTTGCGGCGCTAGGATTGGTTGCTTGTGTATGGATTACGTTTGGTTGGTTTACAATCGGTAATGCAAAGCGACGGGTATGGGGAGGTCTTCTTTCACTCAGTATGACTTGTCTGTTCGCGCCGATTTTACTGGTGAAAATGGGAGAACAGTATGGGTTCGTTGGCGTTCAAGTGGGATTGACCACACTATTTGGCTTATTCGCAGGTGCATTTTTCTTTGTGGCGCTCGGGTGGACTGGACGACCAGCGAAAGTTCGAAAAGTGAGAACGTTATCGGAAGACCCTGATTTGTTTTAAGGGAATCTTTGAAGACGTGATTGAACTGGACGGGTTTCTTGATCGCGAGTTTGCACATACGTACGGCTACATCTATCAAGATGAATTGCTCCGTTTTGACGATCAGGAAGTAATGGATGTCGTAGCTGTTCAAAGAAATGAACTGATGGCGCTCACAGAAGGACGAGTGTGCACGATTGAAGGAAGCTCATCCATGACGAATCATCTTGTTCAGATTACGCAAGCCGATTTAGTTCCGCATCCTCTGACTTACTGGCAAAACATATTTGAGAGTTTGACACGAATGTATGCCTTAAATCGATAAGGAAAGAATACGTTGTTCGCCGATCGGCCCACCGATTCGACGTCCGGTATCAATCCATCCGTTTGTCGTATAGAGTGAAAAAGCGGCCTCGTTTTTCAAGTTGACCGACAAGACGACTTCACGAATGTGGGGGAAGTGTTGTTGTACGAATGTCGGGAGTTCTCGGAGCGCCGCTTTAGCGTAACCTTTGCCTTGCTCCTCATAATTGATGGAAAAA encodes:
- a CDS encoding SDR family oxidoreductase, with amino-acid sequence MISNKLLSGKVALVTGAASGIGRAAVIRFIQAGAKVAILDLNEEDTMRLASLVGEERAIGISADVSDEAAMKEAYERTIERFGRIDIVFANAGRNGTITPIEHLSIEDWNGVVETNLTGTFLTVKHAIPHLKENGGSIIITSSINGNRYFKNFGFSGYATTKAGQTGFAKMAAAELAQFGIRVNSICPGAIDTNIDDSTNRDDALLEEVVIPIEYPLGNQPLAGKSGSAKQVADVVLFFASNMSSHVTGSEVYVDGAESLL